The following coding sequences lie in one Pan paniscus chromosome X, NHGRI_mPanPan1-v2.0_pri, whole genome shotgun sequence genomic window:
- the LOC100973106 gene encoding P antigen family member 5 isoform X2: MQAPWAGNRGWAGTREEVRDMSEHVTRSQSLERGNDQESSQPVGPVIVQQPTEEKRQEEEPPTDNQGIAPSGEIKNEGAPAVQGPDVEAFQQELALLKIEDAPGDGPDVREGTLPTFDPTKVLEAGEGQL, encoded by the exons ATGCAGGCGCCATGGGCCGGTAATCGTGGCTGGGCTGGAACGAGGGAGGAAG tgaGAGATATGAGTGAGCATGTAACAAGATCCCAATCCTTAGAAAGAGGAAATGACCAAGAGTCTTCCCAGCCAGTTGGACCTGTGATT GTCCAGCAGCCCACTGAGGAAAAACGTCAAGAAGAGGAACCACCAACTGATAATCAGGGTATTGCACCTAGTGGGGAGATCAAAAATGAAGGAGCACCTGCTGTTCAAG GGCCTGATGTGGAAGCTTTTCAACAGGAACTGGCTCTGCTTAAGATAGAGGATGCACCTGGAGATGGTCCTGATGTCAGGGAGGGGACTCTGCCCACTTTTGATCCCACTAAAGTGCTGGAAGCAG gtGAAGGGCAACTATAG
- the LOC100973106 gene encoding P antigen family member 5 isoform X1, with protein MSEHVTRSQSLERGNDQESSQPVGPVIVQQPTEEKRQEEEPPTDNQGIAPSGEIKNEGAPAVQGPDVEAFQQELALLKIEDAPGDGPDVREGTLPTFDPTKVLEAGEGQL; from the exons ATGAGTGAGCATGTAACAAGATCCCAATCCTTAGAAAGAGGAAATGACCAAGAGTCTTCCCAGCCAGTTGGACCTGTGATT GTCCAGCAGCCCACTGAGGAAAAACGTCAAGAAGAGGAACCACCAACTGATAATCAGGGTATTGCACCTAGTGGGGAGATCAAAAATGAAGGAGCACCTGCTGTTCAAG GGCCTGATGTGGAAGCTTTTCAACAGGAACTGGCTCTGCTTAAGATAGAGGATGCACCTGGAGATGGTCCTGATGTCAGGGAGGGGACTCTGCCCACTTTTGATCCCACTAAAGTGCTGGAAGCAG gtGAAGGGCAACTATAG